GGGACATGGCAAGTGGGGCAGCGAGCGGGGCCTCCCCAGCCCTCCCCGTGTTTCTGTCCCCATAGGTCTGGCGAGTGGACGGGTCCAAGCCCCAACCCCAGCAGGGCCTCCCTGTCCTCTCGCTGGTGGGCGGCAAAGCTTCTAGGTCCTTAGAACTGCCCAGAAACTGTCCCAGCAGCTGGGAAGCAGAACTCGTGCAGGTCCCGGCCGcgctgctgcctctgcctggaGCCCGAGCACACTTTAGTTGTGTCCTGTGTAGGCCTggtcttcctgcccccacccaccctggaAAGGGGCTCCCTGGACTCTTCCTTCTCCTGGTGCCGTCTTTCCCAGggctctctccccctttccccctcTGACGGACCCTGGGTTGTCTTCTCCGACCCCCATGTTAGGTGCACCCCCCCATAGAAGGCCTTTTTTGTAAAACAATAAACTAGGTGGAACTACCCCTGTGCCCACTGGACTTACTTGGGCCACATCCTGGCAGGGCCCACGTGCACCTGGGCCTTCCCAGGTCGGTGGTGCCACTGCCTGTCCCCTGCCGactcccaccctgccccccacagcTCCTCCCGCTGGTCCTGCCCTGGGTGtcccaccacctcccaccccctttccGGTCTCCCTCTGGGTCGCTTCCAAAAGCTTCCTTAGCCCTGTGTGGGCCTAGAGAACTGGCGCGATGTCCATCAGAAGGGACACTCAGCCTGGGCCACCAGCCGCCCCTTCCCCATAAGCCCAGCTTTCTGCCTAACCACCCAGCCTGTCTGCACCATGGCTCTGGGGCCCACCCAGGACAGCTGCATGGGGCCCGGCTGGTGAGGGGCAGATGCCAGGGCCCTGGGCATCACTCTCCTCTGTCCACccccactctcccctcctcccccgtGGCCTCAGCCTGCCCTATACCCAaacctcctcccacctctcccaggATCTTAACAGCCTTGTTCTCACTCCCTGGAACTCACCCCCAGGCTGGTGATGCCAAGGGGGGGGGGACACGCTGTTGCCAGGTGATGGCTGCCCGGGCGGGCCCTCTGCTGGGGAGGGACACCCACCCATTTCTCAGCAGATGTGTTGCCACagtgactgcagccccagctttCTCTGTAGAAACTTAAATGGGGGGCAGGTTTGACAGGGGTCCAAAAGCTGGCTTGCAACGTTTTTACCCCCTGCCACCTCGGtaccacccccacccacacccccagtCCTGGATGCACCAGGAGCTTCCTatgggatggaggaaggggggcCGGGGTACGCTGAGGTGAAGCTTGGGATCTGGGGACAGCTGAGGCTGGAGGGTTGAGCGCCGGGCACAGGGACGCCTGAGCTTCCTGTTTGGGGGCCTCTTCCACAAAGGAcaccctctgcctctccctcctgctGGCTGGCAGCTCAGAGCTgaaggggggaggtgggggcccccaggccctgcccccacgGCCGCCCCCGGCCTGCCAGGCTGAATGGCATACAGAACCCATCAGCAGGCCAGCAGGCCTTGGGAAAGAGCCAGTGTCCCTCCAGCCTGGGCCAGTCGGGGAACAATGCGGTGTTTGTTGCTTAGAGGTCccaggcttggggtggggggcaggttgGCACAGTGGTGGATGATGGACTGGAGCCGGGAACTGCCACTCAGTCCCCCTCAGGGCAGACTTCAGGAGACCCTGAtgccagctgggaggggacaACCCACCGAGCCCCCTCAGCTCACACTTTGCAGTGACAATCGCCTCACTTCTGTCCAGCCGGACACGTCACTGAAAGTCTCGTCTTGGCTTTGCCATCTGCAGGGAGGAATGACACCTCCTGCCCAAGGACTAGCCACTAAATAGGACAAGACACATAAAGCACCTGGcacctctccttccctccaggTAGGAGTTTGATTCTCCAGGACTACAGAGGCCTGGTGGGGTGGCCTTAACTCAGTCTGTTCCCTGGGCAACACTGACAAGTCCTCTCTGTATGCAGGCCTTAGGGCGGCATGGCGCTTGCCTGCTGGTAACCAGCTCAGTAGGTCTAATCGCAAACCTCGCTCCTCACTTGGAGGACACTGCAAAGGCAGGTAAACACAGAAACAGCCCGTCCTGCTCCCCGGGTGAGCGAGAGGCTCCAGGCAGAGCCAATGCCTGCAGCCAGAGAGCAGGGGCAGCCAGGCCCCAGCTCCAAGCTCACCAGGGGACACGTTTTAAGGGAATCTTAGGACGGCACCCCCAAACCATTGAGCTCCATCTGCCCATGGTTTTCCCTATCTCCTCTGGCAACGGTTCCGTCCTCCCAGGCAGGCAGGCGTCTCTCTGACGACTGGCAGACGCCTCCAGGAGGAAGCCCTGGGCAGCAGGGAGGGCTGAGGAAGCTCAGACCCAACAGGGCAGGCCCAGGCCCGCCCTGGCCAttctggagggagggagaagcgTGGTGTGTTCTGCGGGGCCTGATCCATTTCCTGGTtgaggggaggctgggggaggtggggctgACTGTAAAACTGGGTCAAGATGGCCTCGGATTTGGGTGAGCAGGGCCGGCAGCTGTGGGCAGCGAGGGGAAGACCAGCTCCGAAGGTGGGAAGAGGGCTGGACCTGGGCAGGGCAGTGAAGGTACTGCCCTGCCCAGGAAAGCAGCAACaccccaggagagaggcctccagGCTCTGCCCTGAGGACAGTTCCCCGGCTCCAGGTGGGTGGTGGGGACACAGAGCTGGCTCCCCCCAACTCTGGCTGCAGGTGAGGTCCCGCTCTGGCTCTAAGGAAACAGGTAGGGACAGCCCCTCCTGCCATGATGACCCGGCCCCCAGCAGCTCCTGAGATGGACCCCTTGGCTCCACTTGGCAACTGCAAGCCCAGCTGAGGCCACATGAAGGCCCAATGAGGACAGGAGGTGGCGAGGGCCGGGCACACGTGCAGAGGCCGTTCTGAGAGGTGCCATTGTGAGCCCGTGTGGGCGCGTGCCTGCCTCTCTGTGGCTGTTTGTGGCCCTGGGCCTGCCAGTCATTCCATGCCATCTATGGAAAAGTTACTGGCACCACACGCCACCCCCAGCACAAAATTGCGAATTTATTCTTGTTGTTAGGAGGCAAAAAAATGTACAGTTACAAGAATCATTTTCCAAACAGAGGTTAGATATGAGCTGAAAAGTGTAAAAAAGGAAGAGGGACATCACTTTACAAATcattaaattaaacaaataaacaaacacgaAACCCAAAgagtcaccccccacccccccacgccAAGTTCTCTCCTTGTGCAACTCTgcaaaatgagaacagaaaaaggTGCCCGTGGAGTGGggcctgggagggggaggggctgcgGGCGCTTGGCGCTGGCCCCCCCCAGGGCACGGTGGTCTCTGGCAGCTGGCTGTGCCTGGGGGCCCTACGGAGGCTGGGGGCAGAGAGGGGCGCCTCTGGGGGCTCCTGCAGCCTGTGACATGCAAGCAGGGACAGCCAGACCGGGAAGTGGGAATGCACAGGACATGGGCCGGCCACCAGTGCCCAGGCTGGGGCCTGCCCCATGTGCCAGCCCCCACCTTTCCTGATCGGGGCCTGCCCCAAGCCGGCCTGCACAGCTTTCCCCTCCCAGATCCTGACTCACCCCTGCAGCATCAAATGGTTGATTTTAGTctttgcttaaattaaaaaaattaaaatatatatacatatatatactatacacaCAGGACAATAACAGAAGTGTTGAaaagggaaggggacaggagtgaggggagggcaggggctgggggccagggttgtggggagggaaggaagcagggcaGGGTGAAGGGACAGGTGAGAAGGGAAGGGCGAGAGGTTAGGGGACCTGAAGGGGGGcgatttattttacaataaaaacagGAGTTCAAACCTCAGCAGAACAGGCCTCTGGGATCCCCAGagggccccaccccacaccagtGATGAGGGGTGGGCTTTGGGGGACAGTGGGGTGGACGGGGAGCTCGGCTTCAGGATCAGATGGCGGGTCCCTGGTCCGAGGGGGTGGGCCGCAGTCTCAGCTTCTCCGTGACTTCGAGTGTTGAATAAGCCACTGCAGTGTGATATCTGCATGGGGACAAGAGAGGTGACAGGGCTTCCGGGGTTCGACCCACTGGGGAGGTCCAGACACACCTGAGGCAGTGATGTCAGCCCAGGGCCCCCCAAATTGCAGCCAGGATCAACCCTGGGGCATCGGGCTCCAAACAGCCCGAGGCAGGTGGCAGGGGCGTCTGGGTGCTGAGAGGCGGAAGGGGGCAGGGAATCACAGGCCCAAGGCGGGGCGATCCCACAGCCAGGCAGGGGCCCAGCGGGGGTGGTGCTCGAGCCTGGCCTCCCCCAGGGGAACCACAGTGCTCTGGGTTTAGAGCACTGTCCTGGAGTGACAGCTGTGGGAGCCGCTGCCCCAAACACCCAGAGGGCCCGTCCCCTCCACCCATGCCCGCGATATGCTAGAACACAGCAGCTCCCCCAGACCCACGCACCAATGTTGTCCTTTTCTTTGCAGGAGATGGAGTAGCAGCAGATCTCTCGGTCCTGGATGGCAGACAGGTTCCTGGGGGAAAACCAGAATGCAATGTGTCGGGGCCCTGGGGCGAGGGCACCAGGTGAGCAATGCTCTGGGAAGGTGGGCGCTGCTGCCCCCGTGTGGCAAACACTAGTGCTGCAGCGAGCCGGCTGGCTCTGGAGCCTGGGGGATttagggagcagggaggaggggcagagggcgCCCACTCACATTTTCTCAATCAGCTCCTTCTCATCCAGTGCTCCCGGGAGGTCCCGCTTGTTACCCAGCACTAGCACCTACAGAGGACGAGGCACAAGGACCAGGTCCAGGGCGGCCCCCCCACCCGTGGCGCCCCCCCACGCCCCCACTCCTCGGTGCCTCACAGGGATCCCCTGCAGCTGGGGCTTGTCCAGCAGGTTGTGCAGCTCATTCTTGGAGGCCTCAATCTTCTCCTGGTCAGCGGCGTCCACCATGTacctggggaaggtggggcgGGGCATCGTGCTGACCAAGCTGTGGCCTGGTCACCTCTCCCAGGCAGGGACTCCAGGAACGTTCTCTGCACTGATGGCAGTGACATGTGCTGGGGCTGCCAGGCCTGAGTATCCCGTCCTCCAAAGTGGGCTCTGGAGAAGCCCTCCCTTGGCCCCCGAGTTGGGCCCTCGGGGATTCCCTCCCACGGTGACCCTGTGACGGTTGagtgaaaaagcaaaggaaggTCCGGAAGGTTTCCTTCCATGACGTCTTGTAGAAATCAGTTTAAACACAATGAAAACTAAACAATCTTTCGTTAGGGCGTGCACATGtgggtaaaattatttttaaaaagtgagggaaTGACCATGTAAACACACAGAATGCAGGCCAGTGGTGGCGCTGGGTTGGGGGACCCAGGGAGACAGTGGGGACAGCACAGGGATGCCCGCCGGTTGACGCTCTGGCCCCGG
Above is a window of Rhinolophus sinicus isolate RSC01 linkage group LG12, ASM3656204v1, whole genome shotgun sequence DNA encoding:
- the ARL8A gene encoding ADP-ribosylation factor-like protein 8A, with the protein product MIALFNKLLDWFKALFWKEEMELTLVGLQYSGKTTFVNVIASGQFNEDMIPTVGFNMRKITKGNVTIKLWDIGGQPRFRSMWERYCRGVSAIVYMVDAADQEKIEASKNELHNLLDKPQLQGIPVLVLGNKRDLPGALDEKELIEKMNLSAIQDREICCYSISCKEKDNIDITLQWLIQHSKSRRS